A portion of the Pseudopipra pipra isolate bDixPip1 chromosome 1, bDixPip1.hap1, whole genome shotgun sequence genome contains these proteins:
- the TMEM200C gene encoding transmembrane protein 200C, producing the protein MIATGGLLRISARKQDPLRPQSQVPKRKRKAKKKRKNDVVVVKGKLKLCSLSGLIALCGILVLLVGIALAVVGYWPKPSQVYREGSVSAGRHLAPQGVTPKNHSQSQEGAQAGIHSESPPRANTSTTTTTSGSLQSPPTSSSPQASVGFLFRLFSSYLHSDKLKVLGPLIMGIGIFLFICANAVLHENRDKKTKIINLRDLYSTVIDAHSLRAKDGGTPPSAPLNGFVNYMQSRGLELKPGGEGLGAAAMLAKSSWPPGLGVSLSPPDLASSPRRSSFCPPPQPPSLAEAVYSICRERAALAGHTVTSPPCSPPESCDQCSTASSIIGSSLSAFALLPLGSGSRVGDWRRPPGERGAQEIPRGEFELSLTNLSSSHIEGGCGTRRHKLVLRRQSISCLPDARRPLFPEPPRSPADSGVLDSSLLVKASSSYSKSLDLGGSPPSAPSAITRTDSQSSQSEPSSSNKGYSHLEEAGTSLESVANTTASKIQDYEEEPVEKTDPLKATSREQTGEQSQQTQRQYTNKEKLFMISRSHAALGLEDGELESTGI; encoded by the coding sequence ATGATCGCCACTGGAGGCCTCCTGAGGATCTCGGCTAGGAAACAGGACCCCTTGCGACCCCAAAGCCAAGTCCCCAAACGCAAGCGCAAGGCCAAAAAGAAGCGCAAGAACGACGTGGTTGTGGTGAAAGGGAAGCTCAAGCTGTGCTCCCTCTCAGGGCTCATTGCCCTCTGTGGCATCCTGGTACTGCTGGTGGGCATCGCCTTGGCTGTGGTGGGCTACTGGCCAAAGCCCAGCCAGGTGTACAGAGAAGGCAGCGTCAGTGCAGGCAGACACCTAGCACCACAAGGTGTCACTCCCAAGAACCATTCCCAGAGCCAGGAAGGGGCGCAAGCAGGGATCCATTCAGAGTCACCCCCCAGAGCCAATACCTCCACCACTACTACTACCAGTGGGTCTTTGCAGTCCCCACCGACTTCCTCATCCCCCCAGGCCTCAGTGGGTTTCCTTTTCCGTCTTTTCTCAAGCTACTTGCATTCAGATAAGCTGAAGGTGCTGGGCCCTCTCATCATGGGCAttggcatcttcctcttcatctgcGCCAATGCAGTGTTGCACGAGAACCGCGACAAGAAGACCAAGATCATCAACCTGCGTGACCTCTATTCCACCGTCATCGATGCCCACAGCCTGCGGGCCAAGGATGGAGGCACCCCGCCCTCGGCCCCTCTCAACGGCTTTGTCAACTACATGCAGTCCCGGGGCCTGGAGCTAAAGCCTGGTGGTGAAGGCCTGGGTGCTGCAGCCATGCTGGCCAAGAGTTCCTGGCCACCGGGACTGGGTGTCTCCCTTTCCCCGCCAGATCTGGCATCCTCACCACGACGTTCCTCCTTCTGCCCCCCACCACAGccacccagcctggctgagGCCGTGTACAGCATCTGCCGGGAGCGTGCTGCCCTTGCTGGCCACACTGTCAccagccctccctgcagcccaccaGAGAGCTGTGACCAgtgcagcacagccagctccATCATTGGCTCCTCACTGAGCGCTTTTGCCCTCCTGCCCTTGGGGTCAGGCAGCAGAGTGGGAGACTGGCGGAGACCACCTGGTGAGCGGGGAGCCCAGGAGATCCCTCGGGGAGAGTTTGAACTGAGCCTAACCaacctcagcagcagccacatcGAGGGAGGCTGTGGGACAAGGAGGCACAAGCTGGTTCTCAGGCGGCAGAGCATCAGCTGCTTGCCTGATGCCAGGCGTCCCCTTTTCCCTGAGCCACCTCGGTCACCAGCTGACAGTGGGGTCCTGGACTCCAGCCTCTTGGTAAAGGCATCTTCTAGCTACTCCAAATCTCTGGATCTGGGGGGATCACCCCCCTCAGCCCCTTCTGCCATCACCAGGACGgactcccagagctcccagtctGAGCCTTCCAGCAGCAATAAGGGCTACAGCCACCTGGAGGAGGCAGGCACCTCCTTGGAGTCAGTTGCCAACACCACAGCCAGTAAAATTCAGGATTATGAGGAGGAACCGGTTGAGAAGACGGACCCCCTCAAGGCTACCAGCAGAGAGCAAACAGGAGAGCAATCTCAGCAAACTCAAAGACAGTACACAAATAAGGAGAAACTCTTTATGATTTCTAGGTCACATGCTGCATTAGGGCTGGAGGATGGGGAGCTGGAGAGTACTGGCATCTAA